A genomic segment from Bacteroidota bacterium encodes:
- a CDS encoding lysophospholipid acyltransferase family protein encodes MGAVVYYIFLPVLYLLSLLPFWALYGISDFLFFVVYRVTGYRKKVVYQNLKNSFPEKSEAELKAIMYKFYAFFCDLIVETLKTLTIGEKALRKHISFDDPSLFEKYSNQKQSVIIVMGHLGNWELGGARFSLLPYHRLYVIYHPLSNKNFNNLIVHMRTRLGNRLYAMSEVLRGMVRDRGELTATAFIADQTPQPSGAYWTTFLNQDTPVFPGTEKIAQKFKYPVIYLSIKRPKRGKYTMECELLVEKPELTSENEISELHTKRLEKDIIENPEIWLWTHRRWKHKRTN; translated from the coding sequence ATGGGTGCCGTAGTATATTACATTTTTCTTCCGGTGTTATACCTGCTTTCGCTATTGCCTTTTTGGGCATTATACGGTATTTCAGATTTCTTATTTTTTGTGGTGTACAGGGTTACGGGCTACCGAAAGAAGGTAGTGTACCAGAATCTCAAAAACTCATTTCCTGAGAAAAGTGAGGCGGAGTTAAAGGCCATTATGTATAAGTTTTATGCGTTTTTCTGCGATTTGATAGTTGAAACACTTAAAACACTTACCATTGGCGAGAAGGCGTTGCGCAAACACATATCTTTTGACGACCCTTCGTTGTTTGAAAAGTACAGCAACCAAAAGCAGAGTGTAATTATTGTAATGGGGCACTTAGGAAACTGGGAGCTTGGCGGAGCAAGGTTTTCATTGCTTCCCTACCATCGTTTGTATGTTATTTACCATCCGTTGAGTAATAAGAATTTTAACAATCTTATCGTTCATATGCGTACTAGGTTGGGCAACCGTCTGTATGCCATGAGCGAAGTGCTGAGGGGAATGGTAAGAGACAGGGGAGAGTTGACGGCTACGGCTTTTATTGCCGATCAAACTCCACAACCCAGCGGTGCTTATTGGACCACTTTTTTGAACCAAGATACACCTGTGTTTCCCGGTACTGAAAAGATTGCCCAAAAGTTTAAGTACCCGGTAATTTATCTTTCGATTAAGCGGCCTAAACGCGGAAAATATACCATGGAGTGTGAACTGCTGGTTGAGAAACCGGAGCTTACCAGTGAAAATGAAATTTCGGAATTGCACACAAAACGCTTAGAAAAGGATATTATTGAAAATCCTGAGATATGGCTGTGGACGCACCGTCGCTGGAAACACAAAAGAACTAACTGA